The Chryseobacterium sp. 52 genome includes a region encoding these proteins:
- the gmk gene encoding guanylate kinase has translation MDKVIIFSAPSGSGKTTLVKHSLETFPELSFSISCTTRQPRGSEAHAVDYHFLSPDEFREKIAEDAFVEYEEVYTDKYYGTLKSEVEKIWNQGKVVIFDVDVKGGISLKKYFGEKALSIFIEPPSIEELERRLISRNTDDAETIKTRVAKAGEEMTYATEFDRIVINTDLDEAKKEIESLIKNFIERN, from the coding sequence ATGGATAAAGTTATCATATTTTCAGCACCATCGGGGAGCGGAAAAACTACATTAGTCAAGCATTCTCTGGAAACATTTCCTGAACTGTCCTTCTCAATTTCATGTACGACAAGACAGCCGAGAGGAAGTGAAGCCCATGCAGTGGATTATCATTTTTTAAGTCCGGATGAATTCAGAGAGAAAATAGCGGAAGATGCTTTTGTAGAATATGAAGAAGTGTATACTGACAAATATTACGGTACGTTAAAATCTGAGGTGGAAAAAATCTGGAATCAGGGGAAAGTAGTGATCTTTGATGTGGATGTAAAAGGAGGAATTTCTTTAAAAAAATATTTTGGAGAAAAAGCTCTGTCTATTTTCATTGAACCGCCTTCCATAGAAGAATTGGAACGAAGATTGATCTCCAGAAATACAGATGATGCGGAAACCATCAAAACCCGTGTCGCAAAGGCAGGAGAAGAAATGACCTATGCAACGGAATTTGACAGGATCGTGATCAATACTGATCTTGATGAAGCAAAAAAAGAAATAGAAAGTTTAATAAAAAATTTTATAGAAAGAAACTAG
- the nadA gene encoding quinolinate synthase NadA: protein MSTETLEKAKSAIPVRGFLDIKDIAIPQGEELVKAILKLKEEKNAVILAHYYQPGEIQDIADFLGDSLQLARQAKDTNADMIVFCGVHFMAEAAKILNPTKKVVLPDTMAGCSLADGCSGEGLRKMREQHPNALIATYINCNAETKAESDIIVTSSNAETVIEALPKDRPIIFAPDKNLGRYLSKKTGRDMILWDGSCIVHEAFSMERIAQQLAENPDAKMIAHPESEEAVLKLAHFIGSTSALLNFVEKDDCQKFIIATEEGILHEMRKRAPHKELIPALVFDESCNCSECFYMKRNTMEKLYLCMKYELPEILIDEELRLRALKPIEAMLDLSKSIK from the coding sequence ATGAGTACCGAAACATTAGAAAAAGCTAAATCTGCAATTCCTGTAAGAGGATTTCTGGATATAAAAGATATAGCGATCCCTCAAGGAGAAGAATTAGTGAAAGCTATTCTAAAGCTTAAAGAAGAAAAAAATGCGGTAATCCTTGCCCATTATTACCAGCCGGGAGAAATTCAGGACATCGCTGATTTCCTTGGAGATTCTTTACAGCTGGCAAGACAGGCAAAAGATACTAATGCAGACATGATTGTATTCTGCGGGGTACATTTCATGGCAGAAGCCGCCAAAATTCTGAACCCAACTAAGAAAGTAGTTCTTCCTGACACTATGGCAGGATGCTCTCTGGCAGACGGATGTTCAGGAGAAGGTTTGAGAAAAATGCGTGAGCAGCACCCGAATGCTTTAATTGCAACCTACATCAACTGTAATGCTGAAACTAAAGCAGAAAGTGATATCATCGTAACCAGCTCCAATGCGGAAACTGTGATTGAAGCTCTGCCGAAAGACAGACCCATCATTTTTGCACCGGATAAAAACTTAGGAAGGTATTTATCTAAAAAAACAGGTCGTGATATGATCCTTTGGGACGGAAGCTGCATCGTACACGAGGCATTTTCTATGGAAAGAATCGCTCAGCAGCTGGCAGAAAATCCAGATGCAAAAATGATTGCGCATCCTGAAAGTGAAGAGGCCGTCTTAAAACTGGCTCACTTTATCGGTTCTACATCTGCCCTATTGAATTTTGTAGAGAAAGATGACTGTCAGAAATTCATCATTGCAACTGAAGAAGGAATTCTTCACGAAATGAGAAAGCGTGCCCCACACAAAGAACTGATTCCTGCTCTTGTTTTTGACGAAAGCTGCAACTGTTCAGAGTGTTTCTACATGAAGCGCAATACCATGGAGAAATTATATCTCTGCATGAAATATGAACTTCCGGAAATTCTTATTGACGAAGAACTTCGTTTAAGAGCTCTGAAGCCAATTGAGGCCATGCTGGATCTCTCCAAGTCTATTAAATAA
- a CDS encoding bacteriocin-like protein, giving the protein MKNLKKLDRQNLKSINGGNGVGSCFENCPPGPYGVGPDYPRSCEDFNALPECCKLRVKVDYFCFGPF; this is encoded by the coding sequence ATGAAAAATCTGAAAAAATTAGACAGACAAAATTTGAAATCAATTAACGGAGGTAATGGAGTAGGTAGCTGTTTTGAAAACTGCCCTCCCGGACCTTATGGAGTAGGACCGGATTATCCAAGATCATGTGAAGATTTTAATGCATTACCTGAATGCTGTAAATTACGTGTAAAGGTAGATTATTTCTGTTTCGGACCATTTTAA
- a CDS encoding bacteriocin-like protein: MKKLSKQQLKNINGGSKPGD; the protein is encoded by the coding sequence ATGAAAAAACTATCAAAACAACAATTGAAAAACATCAACGGGGGCAGCAAGCCCGGGGATTAA
- the thrA gene encoding bifunctional aspartate kinase/homoserine dehydrogenase I, with amino-acid sequence MKILKFGGTSVASSQNIFLVESIVKKESLENRIIVVVSALHGITDSLIKAAEYASVKDESYIPIIKDLEERHLELVKELIPILEQSSWLSFVKKHCNDMEDIYSGIFVLGEFTDKIRDRITSYGEFLSSHIVAARLQSEGLDCLWMNTAELIRTDSNFSNARVNFDITEVNLKNYVTEHQNQVIVAPGFIAKDLSGNATTLGRGGSDYTAAIIAAAVSAEELQIWTDVSGMMTADPRLASNAKPIPEISYHEAMELSHFGAKVLYPPSIQPVMAKNIDLKIKNTFDPDASGTLVSYNLNISENKKHQIAAGVSNMNPIALLTLEGSGMVGIPGISAKLFQCLSFEKINVILITQGSSEHSITIAVNEKDIFHAENAVNLTFADDIKLQRTSPVTIETGLSIVALVGENMKNRSGISAKMFGCLGNNGINIRAIAQGSSERNISIVIAEKDTRKAVNVLHEEFFESEIKQVHLYLCGTGNVGSKLIQQIYEQNNYLQENHLINLRIAGISNSRNMLFSDKGISESELSNWNEKAVEASVHGFADQIISRNLRNSVFIDVTASSKVPEVYEKLLKRSINIVACNKIAASSDFEQYKTLKNTARNHNCKFYFETNVGAGLPVIGTINDLMKSGDKITSIQAVLSGTLNFVFNNYDGSRTFSEVVAQAQKEGYTEPDPRLDLTGTDVARKILILAREAGYPLQFNDIENESFLPEECLQGSVEDFYVKLTEYEDHFKSLLYSAQKDGNILKYTAEFKDGKAKVGLQHAASDSDLYHLYGKDNIVIFKTLRYSEQPLVVKGAGAGAEVTASGVFADIIRSV; translated from the coding sequence ATGAAAATCTTAAAATTCGGTGGCACATCTGTCGCCAGTTCCCAAAACATCTTTCTGGTAGAAAGTATCGTAAAAAAAGAATCTCTAGAAAATAGAATTATTGTGGTCGTTTCAGCACTTCATGGGATAACTGACAGTCTTATAAAAGCTGCAGAATATGCTTCTGTTAAAGATGAAAGTTACATTCCGATCATTAAAGATCTCGAAGAAAGACATCTTGAACTCGTAAAAGAACTGATCCCTATTTTAGAACAGAGCTCATGGCTAAGCTTCGTAAAAAAACACTGTAACGATATGGAAGACATCTATAGCGGGATCTTTGTGTTAGGTGAATTTACAGATAAGATCAGAGATAGAATTACTTCATATGGAGAGTTTCTTTCTTCCCATATTGTCGCAGCCAGACTTCAGTCCGAAGGATTAGACTGTCTGTGGATGAACACCGCAGAACTGATCAGAACTGATAGTAACTTCAGTAATGCCAGAGTAAATTTTGATATCACAGAAGTAAATTTAAAAAATTACGTGACTGAGCATCAAAATCAAGTCATTGTAGCCCCTGGTTTTATAGCCAAAGACCTGAGCGGAAATGCTACCACATTAGGGAGAGGTGGTTCAGATTATACAGCAGCGATCATCGCAGCAGCTGTTTCTGCCGAAGAACTGCAAATCTGGACAGATGTAAGCGGCATGATGACCGCAGATCCAAGATTAGCTTCCAATGCCAAGCCCATCCCTGAGATCTCTTATCATGAAGCGATGGAACTTTCCCACTTTGGGGCAAAAGTTCTTTATCCACCTTCCATACAGCCTGTAATGGCCAAAAACATAGATCTTAAGATTAAAAATACTTTTGATCCTGATGCTTCTGGTACTTTAGTTTCCTATAATCTGAATATTTCTGAAAATAAAAAACATCAGATTGCAGCGGGTGTTTCCAATATGAACCCTATTGCTCTTCTTACTTTGGAAGGCAGTGGAATGGTGGGAATTCCCGGAATTTCTGCAAAGCTGTTTCAATGCCTCAGTTTTGAAAAAATCAATGTCATTCTTATAACTCAGGGATCCTCGGAACATTCTATTACCATCGCAGTTAATGAAAAAGATATATTTCATGCAGAAAATGCCGTCAATTTGACTTTTGCAGATGATATAAAACTTCAGAGAACATCTCCTGTAACTATAGAAACAGGTCTTTCAATTGTTGCGCTTGTGGGAGAGAACATGAAAAACAGAAGTGGAATCAGTGCCAAAATGTTTGGATGTCTGGGTAACAACGGCATTAATATCAGAGCTATTGCACAGGGATCTTCAGAAAGAAATATCAGCATTGTCATTGCAGAAAAAGATACCAGAAAAGCAGTCAATGTTCTTCATGAAGAGTTTTTTGAATCAGAAATCAAGCAGGTGCATCTCTATCTCTGCGGAACAGGGAATGTGGGCTCTAAGCTTATCCAGCAGATCTATGAACAGAATAATTATCTGCAGGAAAATCATTTAATCAATTTACGGATTGCCGGTATCTCCAACAGCCGAAACATGCTTTTTTCCGATAAAGGAATCTCTGAAAGCGAATTGAGCAACTGGAATGAAAAAGCTGTTGAGGCATCTGTCCATGGATTTGCAGACCAAATCATCTCACGGAATCTTCGGAACTCAGTTTTTATTGATGTTACTGCCAGTTCAAAAGTACCGGAGGTTTACGAAAAATTATTAAAAAGAAGTATCAATATTGTAGCCTGTAATAAAATAGCTGCATCCTCAGATTTTGAACAGTATAAAACATTAAAAAACACGGCAAGAAACCATAACTGTAAATTTTATTTTGAAACCAATGTAGGTGCCGGGCTTCCGGTTATTGGAACCATTAATGATCTGATGAAAAGCGGAGATAAAATAACCTCTATTCAAGCTGTATTGAGCGGAACTTTAAATTTTGTATTTAACAATTATGACGGAAGCAGAACATTTTCCGAAGTGGTAGCCCAGGCTCAGAAAGAAGGTTATACGGAACCTGATCCCCGTCTGGATCTTACTGGAACTGATGTAGCCCGCAAGATTTTAATTTTGGCCCGGGAAGCTGGATATCCTCTACAGTTTAATGATATTGAAAACGAAAGTTTTCTGCCTGAGGAATGCCTGCAGGGAAGTGTGGAAGACTTTTATGTAAAGCTTACTGAATACGAAGATCATTTTAAAAGTTTACTGTATTCTGCCCAAAAAGACGGCAACATTTTAAAATACACTGCTGAGTTTAAAGATGGAAAAGCCAAAGTAGGGCTGCAACACGCCGCTTCGGACAGCGATTTGTATCACCTCTATGGTAAAGACAATATTGTCATCTTTAAAACTTTAAGATATTCCGAACAGCCTCTTGTTGTAAAAGGTGCCGGTGCCGGAGCTGAAGTAACAGCCAGTGGTGTTTTTGCAGATATTATCCGATCCGTTTAA
- a CDS encoding homoserine kinase, whose amino-acid sequence MIKIKVPATVANLVCGFDILGMAIHEPYDEMELKLLDTPDIIIKHEDQFGLPEDPSENVAGVVLQNIQQHLQLTTGFEVTIRKHIKPGSGLGSSAASAAGAAFGANALLGNILSNEQLIHFAMFGEELASGVRHADNIAPCIYGGITLVKSSSPIDIIPLNTPDLFVVAVHPQVEVKTSDARQILKKNILLKDAVEQWGNIAGLVAGILKNDIPLIGRSLHDVLIEPVRSILIPKFDEIKTKSLEAGALGGGISGSGPSIFMLAETKETAESISGIMKSVYDEIDIESFVYVSKINPAGIEIVEEINDENQ is encoded by the coding sequence ATGATAAAAATAAAAGTTCCCGCTACCGTTGCCAATCTGGTTTGCGGATTTGATATCCTGGGAATGGCCATCCATGAGCCTTATGATGAGATGGAACTGAAATTACTGGACACTCCCGATATTATTATCAAACATGAAGACCAGTTCGGCCTTCCCGAAGATCCTTCTGAAAATGTAGCAGGGGTTGTTCTTCAAAATATTCAGCAACATCTTCAACTGACAACAGGTTTTGAAGTAACGATCCGCAAACATATAAAACCGGGCAGCGGGCTCGGCTCCAGTGCGGCAAGTGCCGCAGGAGCCGCCTTTGGAGCCAATGCATTATTAGGAAACATTCTATCAAATGAGCAATTGATTCATTTTGCCATGTTTGGAGAAGAACTTGCTTCAGGAGTACGCCACGCAGATAATATTGCACCATGTATTTACGGGGGGATCACTTTGGTAAAATCCTCCTCTCCTATTGATATTATTCCTTTAAATACTCCTGATTTATTCGTGGTGGCTGTACATCCGCAGGTCGAAGTAAAGACTTCTGATGCGCGACAGATTTTAAAGAAAAATATTCTTTTGAAAGATGCTGTAGAACAATGGGGAAACATCGCAGGATTGGTAGCCGGGATTCTGAAAAATGATATCCCTCTGATTGGCAGAAGTCTTCATGATGTACTGATAGAACCTGTACGCAGTATTTTAATTCCAAAATTTGACGAGATCAAAACAAAAAGCTTAGAGGCTGGTGCGTTAGGAGGCGGAATTTCAGGTTCAGGACCATCTATTTTCATGCTGGCAGAGACAAAAGAAACTGCAGAAAGCATCTCCGGGATAATGAAATCTGTGTATGATGAAATTGATATTGAGAGTTTTGTATATGTATCCAAAATAAATCCTGCGGGAATTGAGATCGTTGAAGAAATTAATGATGAAAACCAATAA
- the thrC gene encoding threonine synthase, with protein sequence MKYYNLKDKQETVDFKTASIKSQGRQKGLFFPESIPKFEEEFIRNLHLYSDEEIAFRCMTDFIGDEIPLDVLKQIAAETVSFDIPLKKISDQISVLELFHGPTLAFKDVGARFMSRCLSYFLKDQHKKVTVLVATSGDTGGAVAHGFYNVPGINVVILYPKNKVSPVQEKQLTALGGNISALEVNGNFDDCQNLVKQSFSDEDINSEVFLTSANSINIARWLPQQIYYLLALKQWKLQENSDPVICVPSGNFGNICAGLLAYFRGLPAEHFIAACNENDVVPDYLKSNQYHPKKAVATLSNAMDVGDPSNFTRILELFAHQFETLNNMISGYSIDDESTLQTIKTVYEKYGYILDPHSAVAFASLDEYLHENPGKKGFILGTAHPVKFPEAVEKATHINIEVPEALEDLMKKEKKTVEINADFEELKRFLLNKNHEQ encoded by the coding sequence ATGAAGTATTATAATTTAAAAGATAAACAGGAAACCGTTGACTTCAAAACAGCCTCTATAAAAAGTCAGGGAAGGCAAAAAGGATTATTTTTCCCGGAAAGTATTCCTAAGTTTGAGGAAGAATTTATCCGGAATCTTCATCTGTATTCCGATGAGGAGATTGCTTTCAGATGTATGACAGATTTTATCGGGGATGAAATTCCATTGGATGTTCTGAAGCAGATTGCAGCAGAAACGGTCAGCTTTGATATCCCTTTGAAAAAAATCAGTGACCAGATCTCCGTTTTAGAATTATTCCATGGACCTACCTTGGCTTTCAAAGATGTAGGTGCCCGGTTTATGAGTCGATGTCTTTCTTATTTCCTAAAGGATCAGCATAAAAAAGTAACGGTTCTCGTTGCCACTTCCGGAGATACAGGCGGAGCTGTTGCCCATGGATTCTATAATGTTCCCGGAATCAATGTGGTTATTCTTTATCCTAAAAACAAGGTGAGTCCGGTTCAGGAAAAACAGCTTACGGCACTGGGTGGAAATATTTCTGCACTGGAAGTTAATGGAAATTTCGATGACTGTCAGAACCTTGTCAAACAATCTTTTTCAGATGAAGACATCAACTCTGAAGTGTTTTTGACTTCTGCCAATTCTATTAATATCGCAAGATGGCTTCCCCAGCAAATTTATTATCTATTAGCCTTAAAACAATGGAAACTACAGGAGAATTCAGATCCTGTAATCTGTGTTCCGAGTGGAAACTTCGGGAATATCTGTGCCGGACTTCTGGCTTATTTCCGGGGGCTTCCTGCAGAACATTTTATTGCGGCCTGTAATGAAAATGATGTGGTTCCCGATTATCTGAAGTCCAATCAATATCATCCTAAAAAAGCGGTAGCTACTCTATCCAATGCCATGGATGTGGGAGACCCAAGTAATTTTACAAGAATTCTGGAACTTTTCGCACATCAGTTTGAAACTTTAAACAATATGATCTCCGGGTATTCAATAGATGATGAATCAACGTTACAGACGATAAAAACGGTTTATGAGAAATACGGATATATTTTAGATCCTCACAGTGCCGTTGCCTTTGCTTCTCTGGATGAGTATCTTCATGAAAATCCTGGTAAAAAAGGATTCATACTGGGAACTGCTCATCCCGTTAAATTCCCGGAAGCAGTAGAAAAAGCAACTCATATCAACATTGAAGTACCGGAAGCGCTGGAGGATCTTATGAAGAAGGAGAAAAAAACTGTAGAAATAAATGCAGATTTTGAAGAATTAAAGCGATTTTTGCTGAATAAAAATCACGAACAATGA
- the folB gene encoding dihydroneopterin aldolase yields the protein MSKIFLEEVKIYAYHGVLPEENIIGTYYILNVELHTDLWKAAETDDLNDTISYADINDIIHQEMAIKSKLLEHVAGRITMKIHENFPQISYIKLRITKTSPPMQGEMKGASIELERSFKPGVL from the coding sequence ATGAGTAAGATCTTTCTTGAAGAGGTAAAAATATATGCGTACCACGGTGTACTTCCCGAAGAAAATATCATCGGTACTTATTATATTTTAAATGTAGAACTGCATACCGACCTTTGGAAGGCAGCGGAAACGGATGATCTGAATGACACCATAAGTTATGCTGATATCAACGATATCATTCATCAGGAAATGGCCATTAAATCCAAGTTACTGGAACATGTGGCGGGAAGAATTACAATGAAAATCCATGAAAATTTTCCCCAGATTTCCTACATCAAATTAAGAATCACAAAAACTTCCCCACCGATGCAAGGCGAAATGAAAGGAGCCAGTATAGAACTGGAGAGAAGTTTCAAACCCGGTGTTCTTTAA
- a CDS encoding DUF4403 family protein, producing the protein MKSIKLLFLLSFAVVFGQTAVDNQSAAYNFPKIRSSITMPVTIPLSEISNMINASVKDLVFQDDSYTDNNNDQFKVKVWKTRPIRLVGGTSQNLLIEVPLKIWAEKGIGTLGVYSYQNTTFETVMSFNTTVSFNNNWTISTNTQPNGFRWVTKPVLDYGKIQIPITSLVEKSLKEQQGKFAKTIDQQMNAQLNFQQYAVMAWNVFSQPFNISEEYNTWLKISPVGVNITPLKFYGNEITTNIGMDIYSETFTGSKPAASQTVRSAGNFNVVPVLADKFLLQTTANIPFSEATNIARNMFMNKEYDVRGSKVKIKDIRVYGADGKVIIEAETEGYVNGKALISGIPVYDETKKKIVLSNTKFNLKTANILQKTATLLFKGKIVKMIEDEYGIPTQDLELASKKSIEDAFNKEYYKGLKMNGRVYNLKPGSILLNESGITAVIETNATLKLILNGI; encoded by the coding sequence TTGAAATCCATTAAATTATTATTTCTATTAAGCTTTGCAGTTGTTTTTGGACAGACTGCTGTTGATAATCAATCTGCTGCCTATAATTTTCCAAAGATCAGATCAAGTATTACGATGCCGGTCACTATCCCGCTTTCTGAGATCAGTAATATGATCAATGCTTCGGTAAAGGATCTGGTGTTCCAGGATGACTCGTATACCGATAACAATAATGATCAGTTCAAAGTAAAGGTATGGAAAACCCGTCCTATCCGTCTGGTGGGAGGGACCAGCCAAAATCTTCTGATCGAAGTGCCTTTAAAAATATGGGCTGAAAAAGGAATCGGTACTTTGGGGGTCTATTCTTATCAGAACACAACTTTTGAAACAGTGATGTCTTTTAATACGACTGTCAGTTTCAATAATAACTGGACGATATCCACCAATACGCAGCCTAATGGTTTCCGATGGGTGACAAAACCTGTTCTTGATTACGGCAAAATACAGATCCCGATTACTTCTCTTGTAGAAAAAAGCCTGAAAGAACAGCAGGGGAAATTTGCCAAAACGATTGACCAGCAGATGAATGCCCAACTGAACTTCCAGCAATATGCTGTTATGGCGTGGAATGTTTTTTCTCAGCCTTTTAATATTTCGGAAGAATATAATACGTGGCTGAAAATAAGTCCGGTAGGCGTCAATATCACTCCCTTGAAATTCTATGGAAATGAGATCACCACAAATATCGGAATGGATATTTATTCTGAAACTTTTACGGGAAGTAAGCCTGCCGCATCACAAACAGTAAGGTCAGCCGGTAATTTTAATGTTGTCCCGGTTCTGGCAGACAAGTTTCTGTTGCAAACCACTGCAAATATTCCTTTTTCTGAAGCCACGAATATTGCAAGAAATATGTTCATGAATAAAGAATATGACGTAAGAGGTTCTAAAGTGAAGATCAAAGATATCAGGGTTTATGGTGCTGATGGAAAAGTGATCATCGAGGCCGAAACGGAAGGTTATGTGAACGGAAAAGCGCTTATTTCAGGAATTCCTGTCTATGATGAAACGAAAAAGAAAATTGTACTGTCTAATACCAAATTCAATCTTAAAACAGCCAATATCCTCCAGAAAACAGCTACTCTTCTTTTTAAAGGAAAAATCGTGAAGATGATTGAAGATGAGTACGGAATTCCGACTCAGGATCTGGAACTGGCTTCCAAGAAAAGCATCGAAGACGCATTCAATAAAGAATATTATAAGGGTTTAAAAATGAACGGAAGAGTTTATAACCTGAAACCCGGCAGCATTCTTTTAAATGAATCAGGAATCACAGCAGTTATTGAAACCAATGCTACTTTAAAACTAATACTGAACGGAATTTAA
- a CDS encoding RDD family protein — protein sequence MRKYLQIVDRNRASKGTRFANYLIDLVSFYIIFFVVNTLLMIISPAYRGWIANAHDLIQRLLGIISYIIFCFLMETATGGRSIGKFITGTKVIMTDGQKPSVGDYFLRNIIRAVILIDQLSFLSENGFHDSWSSTRVVSIKNYETERQLKSDINSIGAKEII from the coding sequence ATGAGAAAATATTTACAGATCGTTGACAGAAACAGAGCTTCGAAAGGAACAAGGTTTGCGAATTATTTAATTGACCTCGTTTCTTTCTATATTATATTTTTTGTCGTTAATACCCTACTAATGATTATCAGCCCGGCCTATAGAGGGTGGATAGCCAATGCTCACGATCTTATCCAAAGATTACTAGGCATCATTTCCTATATCATATTCTGTTTTTTAATGGAAACAGCAACTGGTGGAAGAAGCATTGGAAAATTCATTACAGGTACCAAAGTGATCATGACGGATGGCCAGAAACCTTCTGTTGGAGACTACTTTTTAAGAAATATTATCAGAGCGGTTATACTGATTGATCAACTGTCCTTTTTAAGTGAAAATGGATTTCATGACAGCTGGAGCAGTACACGTGTTGTCAGCATAAAAAATTATGAGACTGAAAGACAGCTAAAAAGCGATATAAACAGCATTGGAGCGAAAGAAATTATTTAA
- a CDS encoding serine hydrolase, whose translation MKICFLIMSLLVSLSSFAQNIKSDVDEIINREMKTRRIPGLQLAIVQNGKIVLNKSYGVSSIQDNISVKNTTIFPLNSNTKVFTGVAVMQLVEQGKVKLNAPINTYLDDLPVEWQKITVDQLLTHISGLPDILRFFDPNTGNIGPLKTEAAIWENLKTTPLEFKTGEQFSYNQTNYYLLGKIIDKLTNQSFVDFFAEKQFKVASLKHTLFGDSRDIIPNYAPSYSYRSFFDGKKVSQDRLANNYYEFPDFSRTSGGLNSTAEDVGNWIIALKNGKLFQKSSTLDLMWTPGKFNNGNPTDWVRGWGIAKLRKNHKAVGMSGGNRSVLLVYPDDNLAVIVLTNLGGSSPEDFAEEIAGCYIPDIIKADPLTYLRKNLQKIGFENAIDFVKKEKKENPDFNPNEVELNNWAYRMLTTNQQKEALGIFKLNVYLFPDSWNAYDSYGEVLLKAGDKNKAIEMYQKSMDLNPNNENGKKVLEQLRSN comes from the coding sequence ATGAAAATCTGCTTTCTAATTATGTCTTTGTTGGTTTCTTTATCATCTTTTGCTCAAAATATAAAATCTGATGTAGATGAAATCATTAACCGGGAAATGAAAACAAGACGAATTCCCGGATTACAACTTGCAATAGTTCAGAACGGGAAAATTGTTTTAAACAAATCATACGGAGTTTCAAGCATACAGGATAATATTTCTGTAAAAAATACCACGATTTTTCCGCTTAATTCAAATACAAAAGTTTTTACGGGTGTTGCCGTGATGCAGTTGGTTGAACAGGGAAAAGTAAAGCTGAATGCACCCATTAACACATATTTAGATGATTTGCCTGTAGAATGGCAAAAAATTACTGTAGATCAATTGTTGACTCATATTTCAGGATTACCGGATATTTTAAGATTTTTTGATCCTAATACGGGAAATATAGGTCCGTTAAAAACGGAGGCTGCCATTTGGGAAAATCTTAAAACCACTCCTTTGGAATTTAAAACCGGTGAGCAATTCAGCTACAATCAGACCAATTATTATTTATTGGGTAAGATCATTGATAAGCTTACCAACCAATCCTTTGTAGATTTCTTTGCCGAAAAACAATTTAAGGTAGCTTCTTTAAAACATACTTTATTTGGAGATTCAAGAGATATCATTCCAAATTATGCACCTAGTTACAGCTACAGAAGTTTTTTTGATGGAAAAAAAGTAAGTCAGGACCGACTGGCTAATAATTATTATGAATTTCCGGATTTTAGCCGTACATCAGGTGGGCTCAACAGTACTGCCGAAGACGTTGGAAATTGGATTATTGCTCTAAAAAACGGTAAATTATTCCAAAAGTCTTCAACATTAGACCTGATGTGGACCCCGGGTAAATTCAATAATGGAAATCCTACAGATTGGGTACGTGGTTGGGGAATTGCAAAACTTCGGAAAAACCATAAAGCAGTAGGGATGTCCGGCGGAAACAGATCTGTTTTGCTGGTGTATCCGGATGATAATTTAGCGGTAATCGTGTTGACTAATTTAGGGGGAAGTTCTCCTGAAGATTTTGCTGAAGAAATTGCAGGATGCTATATTCCGGATATTATTAAAGCAGATCCGTTAACGTATCTTAGAAAAAATCTGCAGAAGATCGGATTTGAAAATGCAATAGATTTTGTAAAGAAAGAGAAAAAAGAAAATCCCGATTTTAATCCAAATGAAGTTGAGCTTAACAATTGGGCATACCGAATGCTGACAACGAATCAGCAGAAAGAAGCATTGGGGATTTTTAAGCTTAACGTGTATTTATTTCCTGACAGCTGGAACGCTTATGATAGCTACGGTGAAGTATTATTAAAAGCTGGGGATAAGAATAAAGCCATTGAAATGTATCAAAAATCTATGGACTTAAATCCTAATAATGAAAATGGAAAGAAAGTGTTAGAACAACTCCGTTCTAATTAA